In the Drosophila virilis strain 15010-1051.87 chromosome 4, Dvir_AGI_RSII-ME, whole genome shotgun sequence genome, ATCTATGAAAGAAACTGAACTAGGCTTACAGTTTACCAAGCCCGTAATCGTattcaattcaaatcaaaacaaaagattaGATTCTCGTTATAGATTtaacattattgttgttttaatttcaGTATTTGATACATTTTACGCAAGGTATTTGGACAAAACATAAATAGTTCTGgaattatacaattatgatcgTGTAGTTTTAggttttatgtttgttttatttttatttttttatttttagagtCTTTTTTAGCATTGGCACACgtgaaaaatgcatttaaaaattcgCATCTCGTGCATGAATTCCCATATACGAGCAGGAGCTTAACAATAGGgtgtcttgtttttttttttttttttacttctaAAATATGTGGCTTTTAGTTAGGAGCGAAAAGAAAAcgtcattttttttataacaaagcaacaaatttgcgcagtctacacacatatacgtatatatatttatatatttatcgagGCTGCAAAACCAATGAGAAAATCTGCAAAAATGATTTGGTGGCGCGATTCGATTCTTGTAGCTGTCCGCGCTTATAATCATATTCACATAATCCTTGTAGTCTTCGTATGTTTATTTTACATACTTGAAGagaaatgaaatatattttaagtattaCAAAAGCCAAACCAGATTTGATTGTTCGATTTTCTTGTGTGTTGTAAAAATTGGTTTGTAGCCCCGATagctatatagacatatatatacacacttaGTAAAAGCTATACCTTCGATACTGTACAAGGCCGCTGTGTTCTACCAGGGCCGCCACATGCTCTCATCGATGACCTGCTGGCCGCCAACCTGTTGTGCCCGGTACTCCTCCTCTTGGCGCAGCCGCAACGCCTGCCTGGCCGCGCTACTTGTTTGCGGACTGGCATCGAGCGTTTCATTTTCGTTGGAACCGATGCCGCTCTCCGAGCGCGGCGAGGATTGCTGCGTCGCCGGCGCCGACTTCAGCTCAGAGACGCCCGAACTgaccgatgccgatgccgccGACGAGGAGGCCACCGAGGCGGGTCGCTCATTGAGCAtggcggctgccgctgccgctgcgttGGTATTGTTCGCCATGCTATTGGCAtaggcagcagccgcagcggcgGCCACATGCGCCGCCTCCAGGCTGCCCGCAAAGTTCGGACTCAGTTTGCCGGCCAGATGTGGCTGCATGCGCTGCAATTCAATGAGACGCTCGAAATCCGTGCGCGTGGCAATCGGATCCACCATAGGCTGGGCGCTCAGGCCCAACGCAGCGGCTAGCTGCACATAATGCGGAGGAAGCACCAGCACACCCCCATTGGCGGGCACGCCCTCAGCCTGAGACTGAgccttcagctgctgcttgtaCTGTTCCAGCACATTGACGCAAACGACTTTGTTGGCATCGTGCTCGTAGCCCAGCTCGATGACTGCACCGCTTGGCGgcgactgttgctgttgcagctgctgttgctgctgttgctgttgttgctgctgttgttgctgttgtgttggGATCTGGTTTTGGGCTGGCGGCGCCAGTTGACCGCGATTGTTGTTCTCATCCTGCTGCGGCGCCAGCGTTGCACGCTGATCGCCGACCACCAGCAACGGCGTCTCGCCCAGCTTTAGACCCTTGCTGTAGTCGAGTGGATTGGAATCCTGACTGCTGTAGTCCAGCGAGTGCTCCTCGGTCGGTGCCGGGGTTTTCTTAATATCAAAACAtgtccggctgctgctgttcggaCTCTCCGCAAAATTGGCGGCTGTCGTTGTGTGCGGGCATATCTCAACATCGATCTCGGCTATGCATTGATCCAGATGCCGCAGCAGGCGTGCCTTGGAGCCCGGCTCCGCCAGCGTCGGCATATTGCCCATTGGCGGCGGTTCCGGCGTGGCCAAATACCGTGCCACTTCGCGTGCGCAGTCGGTGTAGCCGGCGCGATATTTATTCACAGCTGCTGTGCGGCAAAATAAAGCTTCAGTTTTGGGCAACGGATCggttgcaaacaaaatgcgaAAAGCTACCTACTTGGATCATCCAGATTGCGATGCCGTTGAAAATGACGTACTGTAAGCTCCAGTATGTCCGCCTTCTCCAGTTTCGTATGCTTCGCCTGGCCATCGCCATTTTTGGCATTCTGATGCTTGGTCGACTCCAAAATGAGGGCCTTGAGTATGGCCAGACTTTGATTAATGCGAGCACGTCTGCGCTTCTCCATGAGTGGTTTATTGGTACGTTTGCTAATGTCCTGCGACGAGGTTACATTTTGTGAGGAGCTCACCAGACCAATCGATTTGATGCCGCTGCCATTGGTTGAGCTGGAGGCGGAGAATCCGAGGCCTGCAATACAAATTATAAGGTAAGActtacaattaaacacaattttAATAGTCAATTGAATATAGATAAGCCAAATGATCGATCACAATTTGGAATGCTTCAGTTTTATTGCTGGCTTTACTAATTTTCAatcagtttattttttaacataaCATATTCTAACTTTAGAGATTTTTATAAGGCATTTTCTGGGGATTTTTGACTTAGAACATTCAAAAACAAGGCAAAATTGTCTCAGaaataatcatttttattcatttctgattcttataattctattttctataataatttctggaattaattttcattattttttgatttctaATATTTTGTATCTCCGGATTGTctttagttaaaaaaaaaatccatactccaaaaagtatgctacaatatagcaaatatttctaatatatcaaattttaaaCTTTACGATGTTCAGATTCTAAAACAAGACAATTCTAGCTTTCAGTTTGggattttccattttccatatTCAAATggtttttgctttaaatacaatttttcttaaaaaaatgttgtccaatactaaaattaattaatagtCGAGATTCCAGAACCCACTTTCATAATATTATAGAAATATCTTGTTcaagattttttaataattttttttgatgAACCCTGTTATTAATTTCTATATAGTTCATGTAGGATATCgggttttagttttttgataTAACATATAGTATGAAATTCACATTCTTGAAGTTGAAGCTTATAAGGCAGACATTTTCCGAGTAATCCGAAACATTTGTCCGATTAACGTTGTTTCCTTAACACTtattaatagtttttttttttaaatagttttttgtttttcaaactTGAAATAGAAATGATGATTTTTACCCGctgttgatttatttttattgtaatcCTTATCACGTTTTGCTGTCATTTTGTCATTTTTGCCGAACTCTTTATGAATTCCACACACACGCGTaaatttttaacaattaaattcaGATAATTTGGTAACTAAATTCGACAGTTTGCCGTAGGTTGTAAGCGCCAAAGCCAAGCCGGACAAAATCACGTCTTTTTGTTTGAACGGCTTGGAGACGTTTAAATACCGCAACAGGAAAAACTGTCGcgtaaataatttgttgcgAGACGAGACGTCCGCACTGGCCGAGCATTAACCGAGTACTAAAAACCGAAACGAACTGCACACAACTCGACTCAACTGAACTGAACGAACAGAAGCTAACGGTAAGCGTAACGGTAAAACGTACTTCGACTTTTCGTTTTTACTTGGCTGCCGTCGCTTATGACGCCCGCCGTGGTGCGCATAGCTCGTACAAAATTTGCCGACTGAATGGCTCTTGGGCTGGCGCtcgccacagccacagccatcGCCaacgccgtcgccgtcgccgtcgtcgtcgtcgtcgtcgtgtGGCGCAGCAACCAAAGCAGATTGGAGTCaaccaacaataaaaacaagaacaagcaacagcaacaacagtggcaacggcggcaacagcaacgccTGGCTGACTGCCTGGCACGTTAATGGTGGTTGTGGTAATggttgccacacacacacacacacacacacacacacacacatatatatatatacgaactCACACAACGGCAGCAAAGCTTTAacgacgacggcggcggcatGTTGCCAGTTGTGGGCGGCTGGGCGTTGGCAAATGCGGCAAATGTCAGCCAGTCGACGTGCCGCCAGCGACAGTCGGACAGACGGCGTGACCATGTCTGGCTTTGGCGAGCACAGAAAGTTCGCACGTACGCGCGCccctcacacaaacacacacacacgcacacgagcAGACACACTCTGACAAACCctcatgcacacgcacacacaccctaGCGTACAAATCAATTCGTTTaggcacaaataaaatatgccagcaaacatttttttctataaGAATATGATTCGGTTTTTagtaaaagtattttaatttaaaacagtTGCAgatattcacatatatatttctatgtctattttctgtttatatttgtatttataacaGCTAAAAGAGTGTGAAAAATAATAGGCACAGTTGCGATCAAATATAAGGATCAAATTATTATGATTGAAATTTAGAAAACCAAATATTGACTAAAAAAAATCCTATAATGCATAAATTAGGATTTTTAAGTatgataatattttatttaaagtggAATATTAACATTTCCTTTCCGATTCAAATGCCTCATAATGTAGGCAGAAATCTCGCAATTCCCGAGGGCTATGTGAAATATCATAATAATACGAATTAGCTTAGgcatcaaatttaaaatactttttagCATTGTTCTAACtatgcaaaaatgttgtctATTGGGTGGCCTGCGCAAACGCCGCCAGGCCAGCGAGTTAGCTATGGTTGTGGCCTGCGGGCTGGTGTGAGCATGGGCGGGGTGGGTGTGCGCatgggtatgtgtgtgtgtgtgtgtgtgtgtgtgtgtgtctgtgcggaGATGCTGACGATGACGGTTGCGATTGTGGGTTTGGGGTCGGGGGTCGTCGTGCCGTACGGCAACCCACATTGAAATCATAACACCAACGAGGCGAAACTTTAGCGCCACAGCAGTCGTGGCAAATAATAAGCCAGGCGACAGCAATTCCTGTAGCATGGGGCATCAACACCAGACGTAGACCATTCTGACAGCAGCAGGGACTATTAGATAAATACGACATCGATGTGGGCAAAAGGATGGCGTTGCTCTGGACAGCTATCAAAGCcacggcgacagcgacggcgTTCGTTGACAAAAGGCACAAATTGCAGATATGCTTTTAAATCTGTAGATTTCGATCAATGTGCtgccatacatatatatgtatatataatggATAGTTTTCTAGCACGGTTTTTAGCTGGCCAATTTCCATGGCAACGCTTACCCGTGCACTTACATTCTACactatgatttttttttacattaactattttgatatttagAGCAGAGTTTTTTATCATCATTTCTCAATTATCATAAATTTATTACTATTTCTCTGATCGCTCTCAgagcatacaaaaaaataaaaacccatcaccaaaaaagtatgctacatttCGCACAACGATTTAAGTGCACAAGCAGGCAGGCCATTAGTAAAAAAGAATCGATAGTTGGCATTACTTTTAGTTGATTAGCAGCTATTGTTGCGCATTGCCAACAGCGTTTGATCTAAGCTAAATTGTTAATTAGCATTGCCCGCTTGCTGTTTTGTCTAGACGTTCGCCTTGTGCAATGACAAACTGTCGAACTGTCAGCCCTTAGCGATATGCACTTTTACAGATGCAATCAGCAACtgtaaagcacacacacacacacaatgacaTCCGCCCGCCCACATTTCAGGCAGGCAGTCAGCCTTCCTCTTGGCTTCTGTGCGTTGGCAGCTGATGCCGCAGTCTGTAAAAttactgaactgaactgaacgaTGACTTGAATGCCGCCGTTGATTGTGGGCGGGTTGGGTTGGGTTGCGTTGTggatgtgtgtgggtgtggaaTGAAATCATGTGGCGCTTGGCCTTCACAAGCATACACATAAATCGTTTATAGCCACACCGAGTACCGGGGCGGGCAACCAGAGCAGCCAGAGCCCCATACTAAGCTACAGCAACAAAGCTGTCGCTGATGCTGCCCGTACTCTTGTTGCTGCACGACTTGACTGCTCACACCAAGTCCCCAGACCCGCCGGTGTCCCTCCAGTGCCCAAAacgttttgtgtttgtgtgtatgtgtgggcaTGCAACTTGAGTATTCAGTTTTATGAGTCGCATATGCGGCCTAGACGACAGCGGCATATGCGCTGCTTAAGTCCATGAATATCGATGCTGATCATTTCGATTACTTTTCTGCTTCATTATCAGCTgacaaaatgtatcgataaTAATCGTATCAATCGTTACGATAGCTACGAAACAAGTGATGCAAAAGAGAATGCAAAAAATAGTTATGGACAGTAGTGAAAAGATCGCGTTACCGCAATGTGGCAGCTGCAAAGTAATACTTCAAcggcagccagccagcaaaaacaacaataacaaaagtgGCCAAAAGGTATTGGTAGCAAAAcagaaatgaaaatcaaacagcaaaaaaataacagcCCAGGACCGTTGCGGCAACCTTCTCTACACACACCGAGCAAAATCGTCGGAAGTGCGCACACTGCCAACTGGGCGGCTGGCGACTGGCAGCTAGCGACGTGCGGTccctggcactggcactggcacagGCAGAGGAGCCACATGGCTTGTTGGTTGTCGGCTAAAGAGAGAAAAATGACTAAATCAAAGGAAGTGCGCCACACGGTGTGAGTAAAAGCACGTACAATACGTTTGTGTGattgtgcttgtgtgtgttttggctCGTTGGGgcatgggtgtgtgtgtgtgtgtgcgtgtgcatgtatgtatgtgcgggTCGTGTTGTTATAAGTATGCCTGTGTGCGGTTCTGTCGTGGCGCGTGCTTCGAAAACAGGCAGCATGGCGGCAAAACACAACCCACAAATAAAACCAATTCGTAAAACAATAACTACAAATAAGGTATTCCAAGAAAACGGTAGAAACTCGCAAGAATTAAATAACGCAAAAGCTGAAGCAGTGCAAAAAAAAGAGTGATTGAGAATAACTGTAAATGCGCACTCAGTATTGGCGCGCTAAGCAAAGCAG is a window encoding:
- the Sidpn gene encoding ecdysone-induced protein 74EF isoform X3 translates to MARRSIRNWRRRTYWSLQYVIFNGIAIWMIQVAVNKYRAGYTDCAREVARYLATPEPPPMGNMPTLAEPGSKARLLRHLDQCIAEIDVEICPHTTTAANFAESPNSSSRTCFDIKKTPAPTEEHSLDYSSQDSNPLDYSKGLKLGETPLLVVGDQRATLAPQQDENNNRGQLAPPAQNQIPTQQQQQQQQQQQQQQQLQQQQSPPSGAVIELGYEHDANKVVCVNVLEQYKQQLKAQSQAEGVPANGGVLVLPPHYVQLAAALGLSAQPMVDPIATRTDFERLIELQRMQPHLAGKLSPNFAGSLEAAHVAAAAAAAYANSMANNTNAAAAAAAMLNERPASVASSSAASASVSSGVSELKSAPATQQSSPRSESGIGSNENETLDASPQTSSAARQALRLRQEEEYRAQQVGGQQVIDESMWRPW
- the Sidpn gene encoding uncharacterized protein Sidpn isoform X1 → MTAKRDKDYNKNKSTAGLGFSASSSTNGSGIKSIGLVSSSQNVTSSQDISKRTNKPLMEKRRRARINQSLAILKALILESTKHQNAKNGDGQAKHTKLEKADILELTVRHFQRHRNLDDPTAVNKYRAGYTDCAREVARYLATPEPPPMGNMPTLAEPGSKARLLRHLDQCIAEIDVEICPHTTTAANFAESPNSSSRTCFDIKKTPAPTEEHSLDYSSQDSNPLDYSKGLKLGETPLLVVGDQRATLAPQQDENNNRGQLAPPAQNQIPTQQQQQQQQQQQQQQQLQQQQSPPSGAVIELGYEHDANKVVCVNVLEQYKQQLKAQSQAEGVPANGGVLVLPPHYVQLAAALGLSAQPMVDPIATRTDFERLIELQRMQPHLAGKLSPNFAGSLEAAHVAAAAAAAYANSMANNTNAAAAAAAMLNERPASVASSSAASASVSSGVSELKSAPATQQSSPRSESGIGSNENETLDASPQTSSAARQALRLRQEEEYRAQQVGGQQVIDESMWRPW
- the Sidpn gene encoding uncharacterized protein Sidpn isoform X2, which gives rise to MTAKRDKDYNKNKSTAGLGFSASSSTNGSGIKSIGLVSSSQNVTSSQDISKRTNKPLMEKRRRARINQSLAILKALILESTKHQNAKNGDGQAKHTKLEKADILELTVRHFQRHRNLDDPTVNKYRAGYTDCAREVARYLATPEPPPMGNMPTLAEPGSKARLLRHLDQCIAEIDVEICPHTTTAANFAESPNSSSRTCFDIKKTPAPTEEHSLDYSSQDSNPLDYSKGLKLGETPLLVVGDQRATLAPQQDENNNRGQLAPPAQNQIPTQQQQQQQQQQQQQQQLQQQQSPPSGAVIELGYEHDANKVVCVNVLEQYKQQLKAQSQAEGVPANGGVLVLPPHYVQLAAALGLSAQPMVDPIATRTDFERLIELQRMQPHLAGKLSPNFAGSLEAAHVAAAAAAAYANSMANNTNAAAAAAAMLNERPASVASSSAASASVSSGVSELKSAPATQQSSPRSESGIGSNENETLDASPQTSSAARQALRLRQEEEYRAQQVGGQQVIDESMWRPW